DNA sequence from the Candidatus Polarisedimenticolia bacterium genome:
GGGACTGAGCCACGCACAGATCGAGCGAAACCGGCGGCACCTTCGTCACCGCCTCCTCGACCTGGATGAGGATCGTTCCGACCTGGGGGCCGTTCCCGTGGACGAGAAGGAGTTCGTCTCGTTCTCCGACGAGGGCGACGAGCCGGCGGGCCAGTCTTTCCGAATTCTCGATCTGCTCGGTCTGCGTCCCCTCTTCCCCGCGGCGGATCAGGGCGTTGCCGCCGAACGCCACGACCACCCGCCGGCGCTTCGCCACGCTCAGAAGCGGGAGAGAACGTCGTCCAGGTCGGGTTTGCCGATTTCCTGGAGGTCATAGGTGACCCGGAGCGCCGGCTTGGAAATCGGGATCGTCCGGCGCAGATCGATCGGCGTGGCGATGATGACCAAATCGCAGTCCGCGGCGTCGATCGTCGCGCGCAAGTCGTTCATCTGCGACTCGCCGTAGCCGACGGCCGGCAGCAGCGTGCCGATCTCCGGGTACTGGGCAAACGTCTGGCGGATGCTGCCGACGGCGAAGGGGCGGGGATCGACGAGCTGCGCCGCGCCGAACTTCCAGGCCGCGGCGACCCCGGCTCCGTACTTCATTTCGCCGTGCGTGAGCGTCGGGCCGTCCTCCACGACGAGCACCCGTTTTCCGGCGATCGCCGAGGAGTCCTCGACCGTCAGCGGCGAGGCCGCCTCGATCACCACGGCGCGGGGATTCACTTGGCGGATGTTCTCCCGCACCCGGGCCACCCCCTCGGGCGAGGCGGCGTCGATCTTGTTGATGACGACGCACCCGGCCCTGAAGAGGTTCGTGGTCCCGGGATGGTAGGTCATCTCGTGGCCGGGACGCAGGGGATCGGCCACGACGATCTCGAGGTTCGCCTGAAAGAAGGGAAGGTCGTTGTTTCCCCCGTCCCAGACGATGACGTCCGCCTCCTTTTCCGCCTGCCGCAGGATCTCCTCGTAATCCACGCCCGCGTAGATGATGGTGCCGCTCTTGATGTGCGGCTCGTATTCCTCGCGCTCCTCGATCGTGCAGCGGTGCAGGTCGAGGTCGGCCAGGGTCGCGAAGCGCTGCACCCGCTGCTTCTCGAGGTCGCCGTAGGGCATCGGGTGTCGGACGGCCACGACCCTCCGCCCCTTCGCCGAGAGCTTCTTGCACACCAGCCGGGTCGTCTGGCTCTTGCCGCTTCCGGTCCGCACGGCGCACACGGAGATCACGGGGACCCGGGACGGCAGCATGGTGGAGTCGGCCCCTAGCATCCGAAAATCGGCCCCCGCCGCGAGCACCCGGGAGGCCCGCAGCATCACGTACTGATGGCTGACGTCGGAATAGGCGAACACCACGTCGTCCACCTTCAGCTCCCGGATCTTCTCCTCCAGGTCCGACTCGGCGAAGATGGGGATGCCTTGAGGATAGCGGGCTCCCGCCAGCCCGGCGGGGTATTTCCGGCCGGCGATGTTCGGAATCTGCGTGGCCGTGAAGCCCACGACTTCGACGTCCTCGCGCGTCCGGAAGGCGACGTTGAAATTGTGAAAGTCCCTTCCGGCGGCCCCCATGATCAGGACCCTGCGAGCGCTCATGAACTCACCTCTGCATGAATTGAAACGAAGCGATCCGCTCCGGCCGGAGTCACTGGCTGCCCGACCGGACGGCGGCCGCCCGAGCGGTCGGCATGAACGTTCGTCGCCGGGCCGCGCGCGGCGGCGACGGGAAGCCGGGTGAGCACTTTCTCCCGGGCGCGATCGGCGTCAGTACTTGAGACCGAGGGGATTGCCGGAAACGACCGGCGGAAGGCGGGCGTTGTCCAGCCACCAGAAAGGGAGCGAATCGATCGCTCCGTCCCCATACAGCCTGCGGGGCCTCCGGAGGCGCTCAGCGCGGCCCTGGAGTAGCGCGGAGTATACACCAACGATTCGACTTGTCAATTTTCGCCGGGGGCGATCTGCAGGTCGCGGAGCTTGCTGAGCAGGGTCTTGTAGGAGATCTGGAGAAGGGTGGCGGCGCGCGTCTTGTTGCCGCCGGCTTCATCCAGTGCCAGGCGGATCTTCTCCTTCTCGGCGAGGCAGGCGGCCCGGGCGGCGACCTCGGCGAGCGACCCCTCCAGCCCGACCAGCTCCCCCATCCGCGGCCCGTCTTCCACCGGAGCGGGCCCTGCCAGGCTCAAGTGCGACGCCCGGATCTCGTCTCCCTCGCAGAGGATCACGGCCCGTTCCAGGGCGTTTTGCAGCTCCCGGATGTTCCCCGGCCACGGGTACCGGTTGAGGACCTCCATCGCCTCCTCGGAGACCCGCACCGGGACGCGCCGCTTGGAATCGGCCGAGAACCGCCGGGCGAAATGGGAGGCGAGGATCGGGACGTCCCCCGGACGCTCCCGGAGCGGCGGGATCGTCACCGGGAAGACCGACAGCCGGAAATAGAGATCCTGGCGGAACGTCCGCCCCTCGACAAGCCGCTTGAGATCCCGGTTCGTGGCGGCCACCAGGCGGAGATCCACCGATCGCGTGTCCGTCCCCCCCACCCGCTCGAATTGCCGCGCTTCGATGACCCGCAGGATCTTTCCCTGGAGCGCCGGGGAGAGATCCCCGATTTCGTCCAGGAAGAGCGTGCCGCCGTCGGCCATCTCGATCTTCCCTTTGCGCGCCGCGCCCGCCCCCGTGTAGGCCCCCTTCTCGTGGCCGAACAGCTCGTTCTCGAGCAGCGTCTCCGGAATCGCCGCGCAGTTGATGGCGAAGAAAGGCCCGGGCCGGCGGGGGCTGAGGTGGTGCAGCGCCCGGGCGAAAAGCTCTTTCCCGGTCCCCGATTCCCCGGTGAGCAGGACGGTCGCGTCGGTCGCGGCCACTTTCCCGAGCTGCGCGAGGGCTTCGCGGATGGCGGAGCTTTCGCCGACGATGCGCGGGAATTCGAGCTCCTCGGCGAAGCGCTCCCGCAGGAACGAATTCTCGACCGACAGATGGCGATGCTCCAGGGCGCGCCGGATGA
Encoded proteins:
- a CDS encoding cyclic 2,3-diphosphoglycerate synthase, encoding MSARRVLIMGAAGRDFHNFNVAFRTREDVEVVGFTATQIPNIAGRKYPAGLAGARYPQGIPIFAESDLEEKIRELKVDDVVFAYSDVSHQYVMLRASRVLAAGADFRMLGADSTMLPSRVPVISVCAVRTGSGKSQTTRLVCKKLSAKGRRVVAVRHPMPYGDLEKQRVQRFATLADLDLHRCTIEEREEYEPHIKSGTIIYAGVDYEEILRQAEKEADVIVWDGGNNDLPFFQANLEIVVADPLRPGHEMTYHPGTTNLFRAGCVVINKIDAASPEGVARVRENIRQVNPRAVVIEAASPLTVEDSSAIAGKRVLVVEDGPTLTHGEMKYGAGVAAAWKFGAAQLVDPRPFAVGSIRQTFAQYPEIGTLLPAVGYGESQMNDLRATIDAADCDLVIIATPIDLRRTIPISKPALRVTYDLQEIGKPDLDDVLSRF
- a CDS encoding sigma-54 dependent transcriptional regulator, with translation MSSPEPSFPPASTVAALKSRILLVEDKEGLRNVLQKTLEDEGYEVEACSDGAAALERLGRERFLLVLTDLRLPHADGLKLLRESRSSDASLPVIVMTAFGTIQDAVAAMKEGAYDFLEKPVDADHLLALIRRALEHRHLSVENSFLRERFAEELEFPRIVGESSAIREALAQLGKVAATDATVLLTGESGTGKELFARALHHLSPRRPGPFFAINCAAIPETLLENELFGHEKGAYTGAGAARKGKIEMADGGTLFLDEIGDLSPALQGKILRVIEARQFERVGGTDTRSVDLRLVAATNRDLKRLVEGRTFRQDLYFRLSVFPVTIPPLRERPGDVPILASHFARRFSADSKRRVPVRVSEEAMEVLNRYPWPGNIRELQNALERAVILCEGDEIRASHLSLAGPAPVEDGPRMGELVGLEGSLAEVAARAACLAEKEKIRLALDEAGGNKTRAATLLQISYKTLLSKLRDLQIAPGEN